The following coding sequences lie in one Danio rerio strain Tuebingen ecotype United States chromosome 3, GRCz12tu, whole genome shotgun sequence genomic window:
- the LOC101886115 gene encoding uncharacterized protein, translating into MRLKYKNEEIFSRDQVTQQRHKKLYSLLGWFVPALSFWFKESTVDSVDFLDEDWRNTEKIQHNPVLKKRVLLFFTFQITQSGSVAGARTPVCSLFIPVIMTQLIEAGLVCRNRVGKHTETNDGDQPVCNAFSYSNTTSVVYFSIMVLVCPNKCETTLPVPCFSKSTSLYVPVPLPLCVCQCALLICRLRFESGVVQRCTRLEF; encoded by the exons ATGAGATTAAAGTACAAGAATGAAGAGATCTTTAGTAGAG ATCAAGTCACACAGCAGCGCCACAAGAAACTTTATTCCTTGTTGGGCTGGTTTGTTCCTGCACTGTCATTCTGGTTCAAAGAATCAACAGTAGACAGTGTGGATTTCTTAGATGAAGACTGGAGAAACACAGAGAAAATACAACATAACCCAGTCTTAAAGAAGAGAGTTCTACTTTTTTTCACGTTTCAG ATCACACAGTCAGGCTCAGTGGCCGGAGCCAGGACTCCTGTTTGCTCATTGTTCATTCCAGTGATCATGACACAGCTAATAGAGGCCGGATTAGTGTGCAGGAACAGAGTAGGCAAACACACAGAGACTAATGATGGAGACCAGCCAGTCTGCAATGCTTTCTCGTACTCTAACACCACCTCTGTGGTGTATTTCAGCATTATGGTGTTGGTATGCCCTAA caaatgtGAAACCACGCTCCCAGTTCCCTGCTTCAGTAAATCTACTAGCCTATATGTTCCCGTCCCCCTTCCTCTCTGTGTTTGTCAGTGTGCTCTCCTCATCTGTCGTCTACGTTTTGAATCCGGAGTGGTCCAGCGCTGTACCAGACTAGAATTTTAA